In a single window of the Nicotiana tomentosiformis chromosome 8, ASM39032v3, whole genome shotgun sequence genome:
- the LOC138897768 gene encoding uncharacterized protein: MTVSEYATRFSELSRHAPALVSTVKKRVCQFIEGLNHSIRFSMTRELETDTPYQHVVEIAQRLEGIWGWEREEREVKRPRDSSTYSAARAPVVARHGRVYVTHPVHLVLPASSGIPTTPMSQVADYAPPLSSVPPARGALSGQSSRPGPSQSRQPHPPRAYFKCGDTRHMVRDFPRLRRGAPPQSTQAPRISQAPQTSQVMVTAPVDTPRTQPARDGGRVGRVRPTGGGQARYYALLTRIETVASNSVITCIAPVCHRDASVLFDPGSTYFYVSSYFALYLGISHDSLSSLVYVSTPVGDSIIIDRVYWSCLVVLGGFEIRVDLLLLIIGDFDVIMGMYWLLPYHSILYCHAKIVTSRLEWRGTLDYVPSRVVSFLKAQQMVRKGCEAYLAFVRYVSVDTLAVESVPVMRDYPDVFPVDFPGMPPNRDIDFGIVELKELKEHLQELLDKGFIRPNVSHWGAPILFVKEKDGSMRMSIDYWQLNKVIVKNMYPLPYIDDLFDQLQDARVFSKIDLQSGYNQLKIRDPNIVKTTFRTWYGHYEFLVMSFGLTNAPTTFMHLMNIVFQPILTHSSLCLLTASWCTLGAGRIMSSTGGLCIRP; the protein is encoded by the exons atgaccgtgtcGGAGTATGCTACCAGGTTCAGcgagttgtccagacatgcaccagCTTTAGTCTCCACAGTCAAAAAGCGAGTTTGtcaatttattgaggggctcaaccacagtattagattcagcatgacTCGAGAGTTGGAGACCGATACCCCATACCAACACGTGGTGGAAATCGCTCAAAGATTAGAGGGTATATGGGgatgggagagagaagagagggaggtcaagaggcctcgagattctagcacatataGTGCTGCCCGTGCCCCAGttgtagcccgtcatggtagagtctATGTGACCCATCCTGTTCATTTagtacttccagcttctagtggtattccgactactcctaTGTCTCAGGTCGCCGATTATGCACCGCCACtatctagtgtacctcctgcacgaggtgctcttagtggtcagtccagccgaccaggcccgagccagtctcgGCAAccacatcctccgagagcttattttaagtgtggtgatactcgtcatatggtgagggacttccccagactcaggaggggtgcacctccacagtctactcaggctccacgtatTTCACAGGCACCCCAGACTTCTCAGGTCATGGTTACCGCGCCAGTTGACACTCCACGTACACAGCCAGCTAGAGATGGAGGTCGGGTAGGTAGGGTTCGCCCTacagggggaggccaggctagatattatgctcttctgaCTAGGATAGAGACGGTTGCATCCAACtcagtcatcacatgtattgctccagtttgtcatagagatgcatcagtcttatttgatccaggctccacttatttctatgtatcatcttactttgctctatATTTAGGTATATCccatgattccttgagttctcttGTCTATGTGTCCACTCCGGTAGGGGATTCCATTATTATTgaccgtgtgtattggtcgtgtttagttgttcttggtggttttgagatcaGAGTTGACCTATTGTTGCTCATTATAggagattttgatgttattatgggcatgtacTGGTTGTTACCCTATCATTCTATTCtttattgtcacgccaagatagtAACGTCgcgattggagtggaggggtactttggattatgttccgaGCAGGGTagtgtctttccttaaggcacagcagatggttaggaaggggtgtgaggcatatctagcctttgtgagatatgtcagtgttgatactcttgccgttgagtcagttccggtaatgagggactatccagatgtatttccggTGGATtttccgggcatgccacccaatagggatatcgattttggtattg tggagttgaaggagttaaaggagcatttgcaagagttgcttgataagggtttcattcgtcCTAATGTATCACATTGGGGTGCTCCGATCTTGTTTGTAAAggagaaagatggttctatgcgcatgtctattgattattggcagttgaataaggttatagtgaagaacatgtatccattgccatacattgatgacctatttgatcagctacaggatgccagagtgttctcaaagattgatttgcagtCAGGCTataatcagttgaagattcgggatccgaaTATTGTGAAGACTAccttcaggacttggtatggtcattatgagttccttgtgatgtcatttgggctgaccaacgccccaacaacattcatgcacttaatgaacattgtattccagcctatcttgactcattcatcattgtgtttattgacggcaTCTTGGTGTACTCTTGGAGCTGgcaggatcatgagcagcaccggAGGATTGTGCATCAGACCTTAA